The genomic segment AGTCGCGCATAAAGGTGCGCAACATCGCCGAACCAACCGGATTTGATCATCGCTTTCAGGTCGTGCATCAACGGTTGGTCGAAATAGCTCAAATACAATCCGCTGACGATCCCGCGTTGTTTGGCGCGTTCCGCAGCCTCCGCAATCGCTTCGGCGTCGGCCAGAGTCGCCGCGACAGGTTTTTGCAACAAGACATGTTTGCCAGCGTCAAACGCGGCTAAAGTTTGTTCGCGGTGAAGATGGTTGGGCGTGTTGATGACGACCAAATCAACATCCGGCTTCAGAGCATCAGCAAATTCTGTCGCCGCTCGCGGTTTTGGCTTGCCGAATGAGTTGTCGGCCAGTTTTGTCGCCGCCAGTTCCGCACGTTCGGCACTGACGTCAACGCAACTGGCCATTTCGACAAAATCCAAATCGCGATAAACGCTCAGGTATTGGTCTGCAATGCCTCCGCAGCCGACGAAAGCAGTTCGAATCTTCTTCATCATACTCTTCAACCCGCCTCTACAAGTTCGCGGAATCGCTTCCCGAACCGATTAGCCATCCACAAACACACCTCCCACAAATCCGTCACCGGCTGGCGCGTGTGCGGTAACGTCGGCATGTAATTCGGCGGGCCGAATTCCGGGTTGAAGGTGAAGTATTCGGCTCCGGCGTTCATTCGCGTGCGAATGATTTCCTCCCACCATGCAAAATGCGCGGCAACCTGCGCAGCCCATTCCGGCGCGCGCGGATCGTTCACTTGCGGCCCTTCTTCGTGGCCGATGCGTCCATGCAAATGCCTGGCGCGGGATATGCAAAGAGCCATATCTTCGCGCTGATCTTCCAACAGGCTTTCGCAAACGTTGGCGAAATGGCTGAAATCTGCGTTGATGTACAATTCCGGAAATTCGCGCAACAACCGAGCCGTTGCCGACGGCGTAAACATTGGCCGCCCGCGATGTGTTTCGTGATTAACCGGCAAGCCAATTCGCCGTTCGATTTCCAAAGCTTCGGCGAAAAATTCTTTCTGCAATTCAAACGGCCACCAATCTTTTCCGCCGTGCACGGTGATTTGCAGCGGCTCCAACCTGCGCGCAATTTCGATCTTCACGCGAAATGAAGTGAAGTGATCTTGCGGAGTCGCGCCATCCGTAATCACCATCGCCACGAATTCCAGATTACGTTCGCGCAGCAAACTGACAAATTCCGGCAATTGATCTTCAGCGGGCACTTGCGCTTCGACCGCGACGTATCCTGATTCGGCGATGCGGCGGATTTTTTCCGACAGAGCGCCGTCCATTCCCCACAGACTTTTGACGAGTTTGAGCCTCATTTATACCTTTTCAGTTGATTCAGCGTTTCCCCAGGCCAGCGCAAACATCAGGCTGACAGAAGAACAAATGACGATTGGCTGGATGACCCGATGCAGCGCCAGAAACACTCCCAGCGCAATCAGCCAGAAAATCAGATTGAAACGCGCAGCTCGCTTCATAAATTCCGGCGGCAGTTCCCCGCCCAGCAACAACAGATTGATTAATCCGGCAAAAAGGAAAAATAAGGAAAACGAAAGGCTAAACATCTGCAACAGCGTCCACATTGTCGCGTGCAAAAAACTGTCAGCGACATACGCTTGCATGGCGTTGGCAACGGATTGGCGGTCGGCGGGAAACCAGCTTCGATCCACGTAAAACCGATAATGCCCAACTGCGTGCCCAAAGCCGGATACCAGCAACAAATACGACGCAATGCGATAAAATAGCCGGAAGTGTTTATTCATACAGACGCCTTGATTGTTGATAACGCAGGTCTTGAGCCTCGCCACTCCAAATCGCGATGCGCTTCGTGATTGATCATCAATTGCATTCAAGAAAATGTTTTGTTTTGAGTACCGTCTTCAGGCGGCTTTTTCCAATGCCAAATCAGCCGCCTGAAGGCGGTACTCAGAACATCTTTATC from the Acidobacteriota bacterium genome contains:
- a CDS encoding sugar phosphate isomerase/epimerase is translated as MRLKLVKSLWGMDGALSEKIRRIAESGYVAVEAQVPAEDQLPEFVSLLRERNLEFVAMVITDGATPQDHFTSFRVKIEIARRLEPLQITVHGGKDWWPFELQKEFFAEALEIERRIGLPVNHETHRGRPMFTPSATARLLREFPELYINADFSHFANVCESLLEDQREDMALCISRARHLHGRIGHEEGPQVNDPRAPEWAAQVAAHFAWWEEIIRTRMNAGAEYFTFNPEFGPPNYMPTLPHTRQPVTDLWEVCLWMANRFGKRFRELVEAG